tttacatatctttgctaaacattttattttcaaaaatgctatctaaatatatcttaaacttctataaatttattagaataaatattagacagtcacattaaaaatttctattaaaataacttaaaataaataatattagaaaACTTCAAAGCTGTGCCCCTCTGTGTTTATATTTTAGTTGTTTTACACTTTATTTGTCTGATATTATGCaaacttttcaatatattaataaaataatctaaTAGCATATAACCCAAAGacattgaaaaatatgttaggATCTTCTGTAAATTAAttacttaattaattaaatcagttgcttaattattttaagtgaataaaatatatagtctTATAAATTAACTTTTATAAGTaagataaacaaatattttgggGTCCGATTAGTTGGGTTGTAAGTGCATAAATTTTGTTGTAAGAATTTAGTTTGTAGATCTAAGGTTTTAGTGATgtagttgtaattttttttaatgtagaaaaatattataaattttaaactggtttttaagaaaaaaatatattttaaaaggatTGTAGTTTTAAAGAGGAGGGTCaattaaattacaaaaagaataattatacaaaatttatataaaaacataagtGAAATGAAACATTTCTACAATCCAACCAATCAAACAAGTAGCTAAAATTTAAtcaacttttttcatttttctcatcaccttatatataattttgaataaaaaaatatcagaagtttaaatattaattatttttaaattcgtaagacaaaaaaataaataactgaaaataatttataattgtctagctacttatatttttataatagattatgatatctagatatttaaataaacataagaatatataataaaaataaaatttaaatgaaaaaacccgggcgtagcccgggctGATCCTAGTTTACTCTAAAAGACACAATTCAAATTTCCAATTACGCTAAAAGACACAttggacatttttttttttttggtatgaaaTTGGGAGGATTCTCCCAATGTTTATtaagaaagaaacaaacttcAAACTACAACACGAGTCTGCTGTGGTCTTAGTGAACCATCAACATCTTCTTGCAATAAACTACTAACCTCCAAAGGAGCAATGTCAAAGTTATGAAAACCAAAAGGAAGAGAGAGTGCCAAGTTAGCCAAACCATCAGCCACGCGGTTTGCCTCCCTGTACACATGAACGATCCGGACCAACCAGTCCCTTGTCAAGAAGCCATGGCACAAGCGTACCAGGAAAGATAGCGGATGAGCCTCTCCAATCCCTATCGTGAGAAACTCCACCACCATTTTAGAATCCACATCCAACTCCAGTCTACTTATGCCTTTCTCCCAAGCGATCACAAGACCATAGTAGACTCCCCAAAGCTCTGCCAAAGGTGCAGAACACCTTCCTATATTAACAGCAAAACCACCACACCAATCTCCCTCTCCATTCCGCAATACTCCTCCTGCAGACGCCGCTCCCGGGTTACCATGAGATGCTCCATCGGTATTCATCTTCATCCACCCCACTCGAGGAGGTATCCATCCTATCAGTATTTCCACTCTACTCCTTATCCCCATACGTTTGTTCTCCTCCTCCTTAACTGATATCACTTCTTTCGATAAGTTACGTAAGAATTGCACTCTATCCCTCCAAAGCCGAGTATCACCAAACACATTCCCACATCTCCACTTCCACCCCCACCAAACAGCCAATGCAAAACTAGTCGCCCAAGGAATCCCGTCTCTCTCGTTTTGATCACTGAGATTCCGGTAGATCCATTCAAGCAACGACATCGAGAAGAAAGCATGTCTCTTCGTAGCTGGAACAGTTCTACTCCATATCCCTTCCATTGCAGGACAATCACGAAGTACATGTATGATCGTCTCGATCCCTCCTCTGCAGACCTGACATACATCAGTCCCACTAAGATGCCTCCTGTATCTTTCCGCATTCGTCATAATTGCTTGATTCCCCACTAACCAAAGGAAAATCTTCACTCTCTCAGGTGCAACTACGCGCCACatagttttaaaaaagtttCCCATATATGGTCTTGGAGCATCATCCCGAGTAATCAATTCATATGCAGATTTCACAGTAAACTTTCCATTGGAGGTTTCTCCCCAAGCCAAACGATCCTGCACTCCAGGAACATTATTCACCACCATTGCTGCAAGTAGAAACTGTGTTTCCTCAGTAACAAAGGGGGCTATTCTAGCCAGGTCCCAGCCTCCTCCTTCCATCCATAGTTCTCTGGCCGTCAGAGTCTCATACCCCTCCGGGAGATCTGCAATTACCCCTGCCGTGAGAGGTTGATTCGAGATCCACCTATCTGTCCAAAACCTAATGTCTCTCCCATTACCAATCACCCAACTGTTACCAAACAAGATCACTTCCCTGATCCCCATTGCTACACTTCTCCAAGTTGATGACACATTCTTACCCACTACCATCCAAGATAAATCATGGATATCTCCCACAGCGTACTTATTCCGAAGAACCTTAGCCCATAGACTTTCTTTATCATCCAACAGACGCCATCCCACCTTCGCGATCAGCGCCTTATTAATATCTCTTGATTTTCTTATCCCAAGTCCTCCCTCAGTTTTTGATTTACAAATCTTACCCCAAGCAACCAAATGTTGTCCACCACCCCACACAAAACTTCTGGATAGACTGTCTAGCTTCTCAAGAGTACTAACAGGTAGACAAATTGTACTCATTGTATGCACCGGTATTGAAGATAAAACCGCCTTAGTCAGCGTCACCCTTCCTGCTAGGCTAAGAGTTTGCTTCTTCCAACCTGATAACCGTGAAGCCACTTTCTCAAGCACCTCCCCAAAGGtatctttgtttattcttttttgAAGAATCGGCATTCCCAAATATTTCCCTAGTTCTCTTGTTGATGCGATTCCACTCTCCCTACTTATTTGTTCCCCCTGTTCTCTAGAAACATTCTTAGAGAAGAAGATCTTAGACTTTGGGAGACTTACTTTTTGACCCGAGGctctacagaacatctccaacaCACCTCTTATCACTCTCACCTGAGCAACTGAAGCTTCTGCAAAGAGAATCAGGTCATCGGCAAAACAAATATGAGAAAGTTGCGGTCCACCTCTCGACAATCTTATAGGcttccatttcttttcttccaCTGCGCTCTCTATCAAGTGACAAAGCCTCTCCATGCATAAAACAAATAAGTACGGGGACAGGGGATCCCCTTGTCTCAATCCTCTGGCAGGTTTAAAGGATTCTGACTTCTCACCATTCCACAGGATGCTCATTGAGGGACCAGAGACACAATCCATAATCCTTCCAACCCAAGCCTGTGACAAGCCCGCCGCCTTAAGAGTATCTTCCAAAAAGTCCCAGCACACCCTGTCATAAGCTTTCTCTAAATCAAGTTTTAATAACATCCAGCctttttttccttgttttctTCGCATAGAGTGAACCGCCTCCTGCACTACCACAATATTGTCAGCACTCAATCTACCCGGGATAAAGCTAGACTGAGCAGGTCCAATCAACTTAGTCATCATACTCTTCAATCTTCCTACCATAGCTTTCGTAATCGTTTTGAACAACACATTGCATAAGCTAATTGGACGAAACTGGGTAATACTCTCTGGCTTCATCACTTTCGGGATCAACACAACAAGGGCATCATTTGTGCCTTCCGGTAACTTTCCAGCTTCAAAGAAAAGGAGGACAAACCGTATTACTGAAGCCCCAACTGTGTCCCAGCACCTTTGATAGAAGACAGGCTGAAACCCATCAGGTCCTGGCGCTTTAAAACTTCCCATGGCTCTGACAGCCTTCTCCACTTCCTCTGCAGAGAATGTTTTGTTTAGAGTCTCATAATCTTGACTCGTCAGCCTCACAAAACCCCTCCCTGGTAATCTTATTGGTTCGGTCTCCACATCCTCTAGAGAGTATAATCTCTTGAAATAATTTACTGCAAGCTCCTCCAATTCATGGGCATCTGTTACCCAGTGATTATCATCTTTCTTCAACGCTTCAACCCGATTACGCCTCCTCCGTATAATTGTCGACATATGAAAGAACTTAGTGTTTCTCTCTCCATGAGCAACCCACTTCTCCCGCGATTTTTGAAACCAAATAAGTTCTTCCTGTTCGAGAACTCTTTCAAATTCCTTCAGTAGCTCCCCCTCCTTCTCCAATAACTCATCTGTAGGATTCTGCTCAATAGCCTCTTGTACTCCCTTAATCTCCATTACCAAagtctccttcttcttttgaaCATTCCCAAACACTTCTTTGTTCCATTTTCGAAGTTTCAATCCTAATCGCATTAACGCCTCTCTAGTATCAATCTCACGGTCCCATGAAGCTTTTAAGAGATCCTGAAACTCTCTATGCTGCAGCCATGCCGCCTCAAAGCGAAAGGGCCGTCTGCACGCGTTCCCTTGTACCCCTGGCGTGAGCTGTAGGTAAAGTGGAGCATGATCCGAAGCCAAGAAAGGCAAATGCGAGACTCTTGCTTCCTGCCACTTAAGCCGGGAGGCAGCACAGCATAACACTCTGTCCAACCTCTTGGCCACAAAAGTACTCTCTGTCTTCCCTCTCTTCCATGTAAATTGGCTTCCACTAAATCCCATATCAATAAGTGACATCTCATTGATCCAATCCCCGAATGTTAGAGAATCCTCAGACAATCTCCCATTCCCACCACTCCTTTCATCCAGTCTCACAATCGTATTAAAATCTCCTCCAATAAAAACCGGACCAACAACATTATTGAGAACCTCTTTCAATGCGGCCCATAAACCACTACGGCGACTTGGCGTAGGAGCAGCATACACCACTATCACATTGATCACCTCTGTCCCACTCCCTACTTTCGCATGAATAAACTGATCTGAAGACTCGACAACCTCGAGCTCGCCTATTTCCGACCTCCATAAGAGCCACAAACCACCACTTTGCCCACACGCATCCACTCTAAACGAATTCTCGAATCCCAGACCCCGACAAATACGACTTGCAGCTTCCCCACCAGCGTGAGTTTCAAAAACTGCCAGAATATCCGTACTAAACTTCTTCACCAAATATCGAATTGATCTGCGAAATTGAGGTTTATTTGCCCCCCGGCAATTCCAGAAAATACACTTCATCCAGACTTTATAACTGTCAATCAGAATTCCCGGGGCAAAACGTTATGCCTCCATGCTCTTCAGGGCCTCTCCCACTTGATCCAAATGAGGATCCAAATCATCAGTGAGTGAGATCTCTTTTCCCGTACTCCTCTGTTCCCCAGCAAGGCTGGAATGACTCTCCTTCTCAGCTGAGTCCCCATCTCCGGCGAAAACCCCACCTGGTCTACCGATACTCTCCTTCTCAACTCGTAAACGTTTTCCGTTCACCGTCATGTCGATTTCACCTCTAGTTGGACCAAAAACAAGTCCCCGCGTTGGCCCAATAACTTTCGATTTGGGCTTTTGGACATTTGGGTTTCTCATATGacttgtcttcttctctttagAGCCCACTCGAGTAAACAACTGGTTTCCTTTGTTCCCCGTTGCACCAAAGGCCATTGCTTCCACACGCGTTCCACTCGAGTCTCCCAACCTCATGTTCAcattgttttcattttctttattttcatcatTTCTTCCCTCCTCATCCTCTCGTACCTCTGTCACCTCTTCCTCACCTAAACTTCCGAATCTATTCGACACCATTACTTCCTTCGCCACATCCGCATTACGTACTTCTCTTATCTTACTCCCACTCATAGCTCTCCCATCATTACTTCTCATAGAGCTCCCTGTACTCCTTTGTTGCTCAGCCTTTCTCCTTGAATGTCTCGCTGGTGTAAAGTCCGTCTCATTCCCTGTTACTTCGGTACTCTGAAGGTTCATGTTCAGTGGATTGGTCACAGGTGCAAGGGCTCTCTCAATAACATTCCGTGGGCATGCGTGAACTAGGTGTCCATACATACCACATGTCGAGCAAATAGTTGAGATTCCCTCATATGAGACAAAGTACCTCTCACCATTAATCATTACTGTCCCCTTCAATGGTTTATGGAGATTAATCTCCACGCAGATTCTGGCAAATCTAGCTCTCTCAAAGTTTAAAGTTGTCAGATCAACTTTGATCGGTCTTCCAAGTCCTTTCGCAATTCCCATCAGAATTGTTTTATGGTAAAAGTTCACTGGGATATTCGATAAACGCACCCAAACTGGCGTCGTGACTATCTCATCTTTCAGCGGATCGAATTCAGGAGACCATGCTTGTACCATAAGATAACTCATTGGACCAAAAGACACATTGGACATTGAAGACACTTTCCCATGTTAAATTGACCAATAAACTCCTTAACCAGTATGTAAGTGAGCCTGGTTACATCTCATAACTAGAAATAACTGATTAGAAAATGAACCATTcaataattcatttttttaaacttcAAGTCTTCTTCTGGAAACAACGAGACCAActcccttctttttttttttgtaaattcaaTTCTTTTGCTCTAGATCTAGAAATTGTAAAAATGGAATGTGTTAAATCCTcacttttatgatttttttttttgttttcctattctttctttcttgtatcatgatttgaaattcaaaacttatatatatgagAATCAAACAAGTTAAACGACAGTGACGGTGATGACCACCACAAAACATCGGGGCCGGTGAATCAGGCTTCGTTGCTTTACAGCCATGAAAGAACAATTGTCTCTTCTAAAGCTTTCTTCTTTATCCATGACCATCCGCTTCGATCTAGTGTACTCCTGTGCTTTATTGAAGAAGTAAGTGTTCTATTGTTATCAAATTTATGTTTCTTGCaacaataatataaaagtgTACGTTATCAATCTTATCCATGTGCAACCATAATCAATGTGAGTTTTATTTGGCTTATAATATAAATCTAGatatcaatttttgaatatgttTCTCTCAGTTATACTTTAAAATATTCTACTACATATTTTCTATAGATGGAGAGAACAAAATGTTAAAGAAGATGACAAGAACCTGCAACTCTGCTCAACCATCTCAATATTTGATGAATCATTGACAAGACAAACGCATGAGATAAATGTGCGTAGGGGTTAAACGTGAGATAAAGGTGCTTAGTGGGTGAAATCTATGTTTAAATTTAGAGGTTGATTGTTTGCAGATTTTagattggtttttggtttttatttttcaaaaactacTTTTTTGTCCAATAGTAGTTGATAACTTACTTCCTCTTGATGAACCAAACAGGTTTTTGTTATGTATTTCAAATATGAGACTATCCAAATTCATTTTGAAGACACGAGACAAAATGTCAGCTCTGTCTTCAGATTTTAGTCGTCGTTGCTGTAGATGTCTTGTAATATCCGGCCATTTAGGATTGCAAGTGAATGTAATGAATAATTCTGGATATCCAAAAGTTTGACAAACAGCCATTGCATCCATGTACTTTTCTCGCATGTAACGTGCACCACCCACATATGTTGAAGGTAAGACGATTCTCTTTCCACACTTTGTAGAATCTTGGTTTCCACTTGATGCATAAGCTGAAACATTGCTGTATTTATCTGCACGTAAGGCCTTTTGGTTTAACTTGAGATATCTAATTCTTTCTGCTTCTATCATTGTAAAACCATCAACCAGAAATTGCTGAAAGAGTTTCCCGGAGAACATAAGAGCACTGAATTGGTTATAGCGCTCAAAAATTCTGTATGCAAAAAACTCCCTCATGCTAACTTTAGACCGTGGCTTTTTTGATGTTGTTGTCGTCCTCTTGAGATGTAGATCAATATGAtaaccatcttcaccaaatgGAAATAACAATGGATACTGTAGAGGTAGATATGCAGGGTGAAGCTCACTTATCCTGGTCAATTTATTTCCCTTTGTTTCCACAATAATATCTCGAGCATCtatttcttcatcaaaatctccCACAAATAATGCAGCAACTTCTGAAGTTGTAGGAAGATTATAGGTTTTCTCATTTGTCCCACGTCCAGAAATCAAAATTATCTTCACATCCAATGACTGTAATGCATCACCAAATCGATCCCTTGCGGTTCTGAGTATCTTTGCGTATGGTTTACATTCATCCAACATAGATTTAATAGCTTCCACAGTATCATCACGTAGGGTTCTAGGCTGAGAATTTGGTGCTCTTCTTTTGGAGCTGTGATATCAAGGTTTatgtattaataattattttaaatcgtACTTTACGTAACAAAAGTTAAAACCACAATCACcttaataataagtaaatataatatttaatagtttattaatttaCCTGAAAGCTGATATTCTGTTTCTTACTTCATTTTCAGTATCAAATATATACAATTGTGTAAAAGCAGGAGGGAGTCCTTCTTCAGGCAGCAAGCTTCCAATTTGATGAAAGTTTTGACCATGAAGCCTAAAGACAAAAGGTCCACGTCCATTGTTCACAGAAGCATCAATTTCTCCACCCATAGAGGTAAAAGCAAACATTGAATTATATGCCCTTATGTTCTCTATGAAATTAATGCTTTCACTGTCTCCTCTGAATAGAAGATCCAAAAGTACTTGAGGCAACACTGGAGGGGGAGGCAATTCGATTTTTCCATGCATACAACACATTGAAAACTTCGGAGGTATACAatttcttcttttgttaatGCGCTCATTGTACCACATCAAAGCATTACAGTGTTCACACAACCAAGTTGCATCACCATAGTCTTCATAGCCTATTAAAACAATCACAAAGTAAAATAAAACTTGCAGACCATGAAAACTTGATATATTAACAAACTTACTGATTTGGTTCGAATTTGTTTGAGAACTGCAATGAAATCGTGGAGTATTTGAGCTACTGCTTTGTGCTGTCCGTGCAACTTTAGTTTAGAAGTTATGAGATTGGAAGGTCAAAATAATTGAGATGCCTAAACTATTAATTTAAATGTTCTATAATTACTCCACTAACTGTAGAAATATTATTTAGGGGCGTACCTGATACAACCTTTGAAGAAGAAGCAAATGTGCTTGAAGTGAGTGGAGTTATATTTTCTGTGTTTTAAATCAAGGCAAAAATGAGAAGATAGTCGGAAGAATATAATTGATATGGTGAATAAACTAATTTACCATTgcaataagttgtattttggCTCTGGCTGTTGCAATTTGCATGCTGCTGCATTTGGATTTTTTCCAATTCTTGACTATTCATATTGGTTCCTGCAACAACAGATACGAATTAGTCATATCAAAGTCGTATGGCACAAAGTAAGCTTACATACCATTTGTAGTATCAGTTAGTGGCTGCTTTCCTTTGTTTTTGGATCTACTTTGATAACTGTTGGAAGAACTTCCGAATTCGTTTTCTATAACACAGTACAATACATGATGCATTAGATGCAGAttcatattttgtttgaatttgatagtgaacttaaaataaaataccatTGCTGCAGATTGTGTTTTGCCTTCTGATGTTGCTGTTgccttcttcatttttcttccttttttttggaTTGGGAATCTTCATTCTTCCACCTTGCTTTGTTGCCTATGTTAAACGTGTGATAGCAAGATAGAGAACTGGTGATTGCTTTTTAAACAAACAATAACCAGAtagatgaaaataatataataacacTCGTAAGTTCGTAAGTTGCGAACAAAACGTTTACAGCATTTTATACTGACTCTTTGTGATGAGGAAGTTATAGAAAGTtggatatttcaaatttataactTCCCTCTTAGGCtgaataaaaattatgaaacttgtttttctttttctgtatttttaattcttcaatttttttttcagtttacattttcaagtttaacccatttcatatttttaatatagcCATGTTACCTAAAAAATTTCTTCTTCActatataaaaactttaaattagaaaatattaattttaactttaattattaatgttttccCGTACACATGGGATCAAATTTTTACAGAATCTTGAATAAATACTCCTGCCAGATCatgtattgttttttatttatgctCAAAAAGATAAGGGAAGTttaattgtaatatttaaaatgatattaaaattatattgaagTTTAGAATACCTGATTTaacataaaaagaaatatattacatagaacaaataattaaatagtatatttgatacttaaaaataaaactggACACAAAGCCataatttacataatataaaaagtaACTCTTCTGCAACGTTGCTTGAATCTCTTTAAAAGTCTTCTTCGTAAAACATGGATTCACCTCTTCCACTTTCAGTAGCCTCTTCTCTCCCTAGTAAGAGTGACCAACGATTGAAGCAAGAAATTTGTGCTCCAGCAAATACATAGAGTCATACCTTTTCTGAGGATCTTTTTCTAAGCACTTTCCTAAGAAGTATCTCGCACTATTAGATAACCACATGGGTAGCTCAGGTAAGACACTGCAGTTGCCAATAACATCTTTCAATTCCTTCCTGTCAATTTAGCCAAGTTCACTCCAATGCTTCTTCCCAGTAAACATTTCTAAAATAGTGCATCCATAGGACCATTTATCAGCACAATAATCCAAATTTCCAGAACATAAAAGCTCTGGGGCCATGTACAATAGTGTCCCTCTTGCAAACCCACAATCATCCCCATACTCATCTGAGGTTTTTCTCAATGCTAAACCAAAATCAGCAAGCTTTGGCTCAAATCCATTAGGCATTAAACAACCAAGTATAGATGAGCTATTAACCGGTTTGAGCAAGATATTAGCTGGTTTAATATCACAGTGGATGATTTTCTTTGAGTGTACATAGTTGATACCTTTGAGGATGTGTAGAGCAAATAGCTGAACATCGGACTCCACCATCCATGTTCCTCTGAACTTGAGAAAATCTGAAATACTCCCACCAGAACAGTACTCAAGGATTAAGTTGTAGTCGCTCCCTAGGGGTCGAGTTTCAGCTGGTGTTTTATTACTACATAGTAAGAGATAACATGAGGAGATGAAAGATCCTTCAAAATTCGTTCTTCATTACACAGATTGAAGGAAGATGAAAAAGGTGCACTTTTGATGGTGATTTTTGATGGCAAAGCATCACCATTCACATAATCATTTCGTATGACTAAGTAAACAACACCATGAGCACCTTCGCCAAGACAGATAGAGCGTACCCATGAAGAACTTACAGAAGCTTTAGGAGTTTTGGGTAACTTTCTTCATGCCGCTTCAAAGACACTATGATCAATGATTTGTAAGCTACTCTCGCTTTGATCATTGTTGGGTGGAGGTGCCGTCAGACCAACTGGAGATTTAGAAGCCGTGGATAGCTTGTAAACAGCCGCTTCAAATGCTTTTTGACTGATGATTTGTAGGCTGCTACCAAGTTGAtcatgatatttttttggtgtGGTCACAACTatcttcctttttttgtttgtactATGGCGGGAGGAAAGTAGGAAGATTTTCATGTTTTCTGCAACTTAAAAtcagagagaaagaaagttcttatgtaaagaaaaatgtaaaactttGATAAGGATAAAGAAGACTGGAACGTACGGGCCCAAACTTATAATCCTTTAATAGacatagaaaataataatgttttcaaaacCTGAGTAGTTGATTTAGTGGGGTAAGAAAATGTTAAAGTGGTTTGTTTAATAACAGTTATGAAAGATAGTGGAGGTGaacatgtttttaatataacCTGCACGCATGCAGTAGGAAATATTATACAcaattgtatatatttaaaaaaatcacacatgaatcaaggttgtgacttatgttttaatatataagatgttttcaaaatctaaaaaagaaagtgtaattttaaaaatttgaaactattaATAGATTATTTACAAACTAGTATTATACCCCTACTGCGTACGGGAAAAGACGATGATTAGTTTGTTATGTTAAAATagtatgtttttaaaacaattaaaatagtatgttttgtaacaaaatttactAATGGACTCATGCTAATATCCAAATGTATTGCAAATTTGTAGACAACATATATACTTGAGTTCAGTTAGAATGATAataacattctttttttttgactgaCTAATTTGTTAAGAAATTTTTATCTGCaggtttatttgtttttaaagaaaatatatttaaattatactgGTTGCAAGGTTTTTTAGCTCTAGTTATGTTTCTCATACAACAGTTCCCATGATAATtatgattaaatataa
The sequence above is drawn from the Brassica napus cultivar Da-Ae chromosome A8, Da-Ae, whole genome shotgun sequence genome and encodes:
- the LOC125576883 gene encoding uncharacterized protein LOC125576883 translates to MSNVSFGPMSYLMVQAWSPEFDPLKDEIVTTPVWVRLSNIPVNFYHKTILMGIAKGLGRPIKVDLTTLNFERARFARICVEINLHKPLKGTVMINGERYFVSYEGISTICSTCGMYGHLVHACPRNVIERALAPVTNPLNMNLQSTEVTGNETDFTPARHSRRKAEQQRSTGSSMRSNDGRAMSGSKIREVRNADVAKEVMVSNRFGSLGEEEVTEVREDEEGRNDENKENENNVNMRLGDSSGTRVEAMAFGATGNKGNQLFTRVGSKEKKTSHMRNPNVQKPKSKVIGPTRGLVFGPTRGEIDMTVNGKRLRVEKESIGRPGGVFAGDGDSAEKESHSSLAGEQRSTGKEISLTDDLDPHLDQVGEALKSMEA
- the LOC106413278 gene encoding uncharacterized protein LOC106413278; its protein translation is MKKATATSEENEFGSSSNSYQSRSKNKGKQPLTDTTNGTNMNSQELEKIQMQQHANCNSQSQNTTYCNENITPLTSSTFASSSKVVSGYEDYGDATWLCEHCNALMWYNERINKRRNCIPPKFSMCCMHGKIELPPPPVLPQVLLDLLFRGDSESINFIENIRAYNSMFAFTSMGGEIDASVNNGRGPFVFRLHGQNFHQIGSLLPEEGLPPAFTQLYIFDTENEVRNRISAFSSKRRAPNSQPRTLRDDTVEAIKSMLDECKPYAKILRTARDRFGDALQSLDVKIILISGRGTNEKTYNLPTTSEVAALFVGDFDEEIDARDIIVETKGNKLTRISELHPAYLPLQYPLLFPFGEDGYHIDLHLKRTTTTSKKPRSKVSMREFFAYRIFERYNQFSALMFSGKLFQQFLVDGFTMIEAERIRYLKLNQKALRADKYSNVSAYASSGNQDSTKCGKRIVLPSTYVGGARYMREKYMDAMAVCQTFGYPELFITFTCNPKWPDITRHLQQRRLKSEDRADILSRVFKMNLDSLIFEIHNKNLFGSSRGSKLSTTIGQKSSF